The following are encoded together in the Nitrospira sp. genome:
- a CDS encoding winged helix-turn-helix domain-containing protein — MPTIRIDDEVFEGLKQLAEPFVDTPAAVIRRLLIEKGILKSEPPRRKAPPHSLPSVERALTPPLTPQAVYEQFLLATLAQDFGGRGGKREVTQATIQRMVKQGFISHADLELVATGETKAENTITWGRNALKNRGLIDRGSRRGVWELTEEGMEAGKVVELPKAEKR; from the coding sequence AAGCAACTGGCCGAACCGTTCGTGGATACGCCTGCCGCGGTGATCCGCAGGCTGTTGATTGAAAAGGGAATCTTGAAATCCGAGCCCCCGAGGAGAAAAGCCCCGCCCCACAGCCTCCCTTCCGTTGAGAGAGCGCTCACTCCGCCCCTGACCCCGCAGGCGGTTTACGAGCAGTTCCTCCTCGCCACCCTGGCCCAGGACTTTGGCGGCCGCGGGGGCAAGCGCGAAGTCACGCAGGCCACCATCCAGAGGATGGTCAAGCAGGGCTTCATCAGCCATGCCGACCTGGAACTCGTGGCCACGGGCGAAACAAAGGCGGAGAACACCATCACGTGGGGCCGCAACGCGCTCAAGAACCGCGGGCTCATCGACCGCGGTTCGCGCCGGGGCGTCTGGGAACTCACCGAGGAAGGCATGGAAGCGGGGAAGGTCGTCGAGTTGCCCAAGGCGGAAAAGCGGTGA
- a CDS encoding DUF4917 family protein: MALLSFAEALTDAQRYNRRHALLGNGFSIACRPNIFAYGKLFEQADFSKISPTAKNAFAALGTQDFERVIKALRDASKIVSAYGGPPALAAALSADADGLRELLVQTIAASHPAWPGELTEHEYESCRAFLANFHTVYTFNYDLLLYWAHMHTPEGDAPKSDDGFRTSQDDFDAAYVVWEPDQSHEQNTWFLHGALHVFDSGTEIQKYTWKNTGVRLIDQIRSALSKNYFPLFVSEGTSAEKYERIRHNDYLAKAYRSFSSIQGALFIYGHSLAESDDHYLRCIQRGKVAHLYVGLYGDPNSENNKFIARRANQLSNGRRARNPLSVSYFDAATAKVWGK; encoded by the coding sequence ATGGCACTACTCAGTTTCGCAGAGGCACTGACGGACGCGCAGCGGTACAACCGACGCCATGCGCTCCTCGGCAATGGTTTCAGCATCGCTTGTCGCCCCAACATCTTCGCGTACGGGAAGCTGTTTGAGCAGGCGGACTTTTCGAAGATCTCCCCAACCGCGAAGAATGCGTTCGCGGCACTCGGCACGCAGGACTTCGAGAGAGTCATCAAGGCGCTCCGCGATGCCAGCAAGATTGTGTCCGCATACGGCGGACCGCCGGCGCTAGCGGCCGCTTTGAGCGCCGATGCGGACGGTCTTCGCGAACTGCTTGTCCAAACAATCGCGGCCAGTCATCCCGCCTGGCCTGGCGAGCTAACGGAGCACGAGTATGAGTCTTGCCGCGCATTTCTGGCCAACTTCCATACGGTCTACACGTTCAACTACGATCTGCTCCTGTACTGGGCCCACATGCATACGCCCGAGGGCGACGCTCCAAAGTCGGATGACGGATTCCGCACGTCTCAAGATGACTTTGATGCCGCATACGTTGTTTGGGAGCCCGATCAGAGTCACGAGCAGAACACGTGGTTCTTGCATGGTGCCCTCCATGTATTCGACTCCGGTACGGAAATCCAGAAGTACACGTGGAAGAACACCGGCGTCCGTCTGATCGATCAGATTCGCAGTGCACTCAGCAAGAACTACTTTCCGCTCTTCGTATCCGAGGGCACGAGCGCCGAGAAGTACGAACGGATTCGCCACAACGACTATCTCGCCAAAGCCTACAGAAGCTTCAGCTCAATCCAAGGCGCTCTCTTCATCTACGGTCACTCTCTGGCCGAGAGTGACGATCACTATCTCCGCTGCATTCAGCGAGGTAAGGTCGCGCACTTGTACGTCGGGCTCTACGGCGACCCAAACTCCGAAAACAATAAGTTCATTGCACGCCGCGCGAATCAGCTCTCGAACGGTCGTCGTGCGCGCAACCCTCTCAGCGTCAGCTACTTCGATGCGGCGACTGCCAAGGTATGGGGCAAGTGA